TGCCATTTTGCACTGTGTGGCCTAAGGCCTGCCGagtaacctctctgggcttcagttttcttccGTGTAAAATGGGGTACCAACAGCTCCTACCATGTAGGATAGTGATCAGTACTAAATGACTGATCACGTAAAAGCTTAGCACAGTGCATGGAGCAAACCCTCAGCACATTGTTGTATTGTCTACTTGGCTCCGACTCCCCCCTTCTGTGATCAGTCCGTCCACCTTTCTCTCGGGAAATGTTGCTGCTTCCCCGGACCATCTCAGTCTCCTATGGTAACCCAGCCACAAGGGGGAGCATGTGACCCAGTCTCATCCGTTCCTGTAGCGCTCAgaggcttcagttgtgtccaactctgtgctaccctatggactgtaacttgccaggctcccctgtccaggggattctccaggcaagaatactggagtgggttgccgtgcccttctccagggaatcttccgacccagggatcaaactcgcatctcttatatctcctgcattggcaggcgggttctttaccactgagccacctgggaagccccatccttcGCTAGGACCTTTCAAATTCCAAGTTAAAATTTTCAGCAGATGCTGGGTGAAACTCAGAAGTTCTGAGCCTGCAGGTGATGGAGCCACTTCCTTTCCAGGTGAAAGACAAGCTCCAGCACGAGAGAACAAAGACGCAGGAGAAAGAGAAGCTCTGTGGGGGCTGGGCAAGCTTGAGATTCAGCAGTGCCTTTTACTCTTGGCTCCTTGACCCCCTCGGCCCAGCTGAATTTTCATCATGTATAACCAGGGATATAGAAGAACACATAGAGTAACCCAGGTCAGCAAGGACTCAGAgtaagagaatccagaaatatgAAGATGTTTTCTCAactggaaaatgtggaaacagctGCTATACCCCCACCCCCATGGttgtacaaaattaaaaaaaaactcccttCCCCCAAGACATCGTATTTCCATCTGttgtaaaattgttttaataGACAGACTCTGTCAGCAAGAGATGCGTTACTGTCATCACTGGGAAGTTATAACaatgataacaacaacaacaaaaatctacaGGGGGAGGACTTTCCCCATTAGTGCCCTTGTGCAGTGCCCAACCTGAGCAACCATGCATGCATTCCAGGTTGTGAGTGGCCTAAGCTATAGGACTTCCAGTGGGGGCTGCTTCTCAAATATGGGCCATCACACAGGCATTAGAAACCACCTATTACCTTTATTTCCGCTCATCTCCCTTTCCCAAATGTTACCTCCGGTAACATTGACTCACTTGTCCTGTGGTGAGTCACCTCTTCCCTTACTCTTGGTCTAATTGGTTCACACAGAGTTGACTGGGTTTTCCAGCCCCATGATGGGGCACAAGACTCAGCCCTGACCAATCGGAGCTGTTCATTTCCCAGGCTCCCATTGGTCAGTCATGGGCACGTGACCCCACCTGGGCCAATGAGAGTCAGCTCTAGGCCGTGTAGCTAGAGAGGCACTCTAGTTGCTGAGTTTGTAATTGCAACTTAGAACTAGTGGACCACTTTTGCCACTAAAGAGGGGAAAGCCCTCTTCAGAATGAAGACAGAAGagctgagagaggaagaaagtcGTGATGACAGTGCTTGAGCTCTTTGACCCAGCTGTGCCTGACATTAGTGCCTCTGTACTTAACAAAGCATATATtgctaataatattttttttcagttgggttttctgaattttataactgaaaagcTCCTGGTCTAACATTAAGAAGATCTACACCAaggataggagaaggcaatggcaccccactccagtactcttgcctggaaaatcccatggacggaggagcctggtgcgctgcagtccatggggtcgcgaagagtcggacaggactgagcgacttcactttcacttttccctttcatgcattggagaaggaaatggcaacccactccagtgttcttgcctggagaatcccagggacgggggagcctggtgggctgccgtctatggggtcgcacagagtcggacacgactgaagcgacttagcacaccaAGGATAAACCCACAGGCACATTTCCCGCACCAGCCCTATGAAGGGACCTGAATCTATTCAGGGtcttggagggacttccctgattgttcagtggttaagaatccgccttctaatgtaggggacacaggtttgacccctggtccaggaagatcccacatacctcagagcaactaagcccaagggcCACAATTATGGGGCCCACGGTAGAGCCCGTAACAAAAAGAGAAGCCCAAGTACTgcaacgaagactcagtgcaaccaagacccagtgcaaccaaaataaaattaattaattaatttaatcaagttacattaaaaaaaaaaaaagagggtctCTGAGTCTATCAAATTTGGAAATGCTGCAAACCAGATAGATGGTCCCTCTTGGGATGCCTGCTGCAAATAAGCTTTATTACGACTCTGAGAAGTCCCAGCAGATAGAAACGTGTTTAACTCAAGCGTTTCCCAAATATCTTTAAccgcaaaccaaaaaaaaaaaaaaattggaaaaatgtaTTAATTCCCCAAACGGATGCTCTGAGAAACGTACTGAGGGAAATGCTGCCCTAGATGGAGAATTAAACACAACTCAAGTACGTTGCTGTTTTAGTCCCAGGTCTACCTTGCGTTGTGCTCTTGTCCGTCCCCTGACCTGTTGTTAGCAGCACCTCCGTTTCCATCGGTTGCTGGGTCTGGGTGTCCATCTGGTTTGGTGTTGCTTCTACTCAGGGCAGAAGAGAAAGGCGGGGAGGGTGAGAAAGGAGTGAATCATGGACCTGCAGAAAACAACAAGGGTCCTTCTCCCTGAACCAGGCTGGCTAAAATCAAAGATGTCCACAGATAAATGTCGCTGTGGGGGTGAGAAAGGGGGACCCTTTCACGTGCCGCTGGTGGCAGGGCAAGTCGGTGTTCCTGTGCCCCACATGGTCATGAGTAAACTTCACAGCCAGGTTCCTGGACCCTCATCCCTGGTGTGTCACTGACTTTTGGTGACTCCTTGGGCGAGTGACTCTGAGCctcctgtaaaatgaggatagtcCTCATTTCTTTCTCAGAGGGCCTGTGTGAGGACTGAGGGAGTGAATGCAGGGTAAGTATTTAGAGCCATGACTGTCCCTTCATTTGTGCTGTAAGTGCTCAAGGAGGAAGGGAcaaggtttctcattgtggtgctgTGAGCAGCGGGATGAACTGAGCCTGGACGGAGCCATGCCTGAAGGTTTATCCCTGGACTTTTCAGTTACACAAACCCAAAAACTCTCATTTGGTTCAAGCTTGAGATTTTTGTTGCTGTGAAAGGATGTTGACAGACCCATTCCTTGTTCGTCATCTGGGGCTGGAGTAGGGACAGGAATGATTTCAGTCGCTGGTTCTGTTGGAATTGTGACCTCCTTTGATGTCTGTCCTGGAAAATCAAGGATGAGAAGTCAGGGGGGAGCCTTTGGTCCCCCTTCTCTCACCAACACTCctaccctcccctcccttctgaaacCTTGGTGGTCTGCTGGTGGAGCAGCAGTTGACCGATCAGCTTtggtgaaaatattttagaatgctAACACCGCAGCACCCTACCTCCAGCTGCCTCTCCCTGTCCATCCTTGTGGGATGAGAGAGGCAGTTAAGGCAAGTACGCCCAGGTGCTAGAGTCAGCCAGGGGCCTGATCTCAAATTCTGTTCCCAATAacttccttgctgtgtgacctggagcaagTGAAACCCGTCCTTCTGAGCCCTGGTTGCCCcctctgcaaaatggagataattctTGAATTATCAAGACTGTAGAAAGGGTGAAATGAGATGGAGGTGGGAAGAATCTCGCCTACTGCTTAACATGCAGTCTGTGCTGGATATCAGATATCGGATATCGTATCTATCTATCAATCGCCActgcccccagcctggccccgTCTCCATCCTCTCCCTCAGGGACCATCGCACAGCCTCCTCCCtggtctccctgctccccacacaCAGCCAGAGGGAGCCTGTGAACCTGATTCAGATCAGGCTGCTGGCTGAGTGCTTCCTCTGGCTCCACCTTGCTCTGGGTGAGAGCCAAAGCCCTCACGTGGCCCATAAGTGTCCCCCCACCAACCCAATCTCCTGTCACCTCTCTGACCTCTCCTCTTTCCACCCCACCCTTTGTTCATCCCAACCCAGGCCCAGCCTGTCTGCTGTCACTCACACTCTCCAGACAGAACTCCTATTCCTCACATACCTGCTTGGCTCATCCCCTCCTCTCCTTGTATCTGCCCAAATGTCACTTTCTGGTGAATGTCACTTTCTGGTGAGGTCTTCCCTGATTACTCTATTTAAGCAAGCCtcatttctctcctctattttctttccatAGCATTTTTCACCTTCTAGCatataatattgggttggcccaaaagttcatttgtttttttccataagatgttatgggccaacccaatataagtTACTGAATGCATTTGGTGTCTGCCTTCCCAATTATAACGTAAGCTCCTGTTTTATGCCTTGCTGTTTCCCCAGTGCCTAGAATAAGATCTGCTCAGTGAACGCTTGTTGAACGActgaatgaacacatgaaaaccattttatcccagagaaatgggGCAACTTCAGTGCAGAGTTTGCTCTGGGTTCCGGGGTTAGAGCCCAGCCCCTCCACACACTAGCCTCTGGCCCAGGGCACTTTccttcactgagcctcagtttcctcatctgtaaaatgggcataatagcATCATAGATTAGAGCAGAAGCTGAAACaagcacctgcaatgcagaaagcACCCGCAAGGATCCCCCGTAGATACTGTTTTCAGAAGACACTTCACAGGCAagggtgctgctgctactgctgctgctaagtcgcttcagtcgtgtccgactctgtgcgaccccagagacggcagcccaccaggcgtccccttccctgggattctccaggcaagaacactggagtgggttgccatttcctggacTGGCCTCAGCTCACCTCCTTTCCCTAATCACGTATCACCAGAGGAACCAGGAAGCTCCTGTGTTGTGAGTCGAGGGTTCCTGGCTGCCAAGTAGAAAACCTACACCCATCTCCCCGCCAAATCAAACTCTGTGAGTTCTTCTTGGACGTCAAATGGAGGATGCTCAGCAGGACAGGCCCTGGCCAGACTCACTGGAAGCAGCCACCCAGGTCTGAGGTATCTAACAGGGTGTAACCTTGGCCCCCTTACTGGGGCACCCGCTTCCTGGTGCCAGCTCAGTAGAAGACTGAGAACACAGGAGAGAGAACCCAGATTCACCAGGCAGCCACCCAGCAACACAGGCACTTgaagtggggctgggggctctgcAGCAGGGTGGAAAGAAAGGGCTGGGCCTTACCTCTGGTGGGGAGAATCAGGCCAACGGTGATGAAGAGACACAGGCGACCAGAGGGCGACATCTATAGAGCAAGTCAGAGCTGGGGTCAGCCAAGATGTCAGTGAGGCAGGGACAGGGCAACCCCCGGGATCCTGCAGCTCCCTTCCTTACCCTGAGCAGGTCCCTCTGGCTTCAGAGACCCCTGCTAGGGCTGATGGTTGGCTGTGGGGAAGGGGGCCAAGGGGAGGGTCTCAGAAGTGGAGGTTTCCAGCAGTCAATCCTTCATTCCCTCTTCAGGTCCCCAAAGATAACAAAAAGCATCAGTCTACACCAGGCTCCAAGAGGCAGCCACTGCCCAGGGCAGTCCCCCTGCCCCAAGAAGTGGAGAAGCACTCATGGGCCGGCTGGGACTGACCCTGCTGGGCAAGGGGAAGGCGCTGGGGCACAGAAAAGGAGATAGGAGGGCCTCGGCCCTCCCTCTGGGGCTGTCCTCAGAGCGAGGAGCCAGCAAGGAGggggaaagaggaagagtgaGTAATGTACTTCTGATCTCAGAGGAAAAAGTGAGTTGGTGTGAGGGCCTCCCAGCAGGGACAATAGAGCGGGATGCTGGGCAGATCTGGGCGAGTGAGAGGGAGGTAGGCGAactggggagactgaggcaggaGAAGCCGAGCGGTGCCCACATGGCGGTGCCGAAGACAGCGGGACGGAGAGTGAGCATGAATGGGGGGCGGAGAGGCGCCGAGAGGATGGTCTGTACCCACCTGAGCCCGGCGCCTGGGCAGAGGGGAGCGGATGGAGGAGAGTCAGAGGAGACACTCACGTCAGCGCCGGGGGTCCGAGCCGGCAGCCTCGTAGGGAGAGggcagcggcggcggctgcgTCCAGGCGGAGGGTGTGGCCAGGGGAGCGCGCTGGCGGGCGGGGACCGAGACGGGCTCAGTCATTTCCTCCCGGGTTTCCTGGCTTCAGAGCCCGGGGTGGGAGCAGGAGGGGGAGACGTTGAGGGCGATGCGGGGGCCTGGGGTGAGAGGTAGGGCGGAGGCCTCCACCCACCCCGCCtaggggaggctgggggtgggaacTGCGGGGCGGGCAGGTCTAGGCGGGGTGGGGTTTGAGGAGGCAAGGGGAGCAGGGGAAGGGGTCTACTCTGGGGTCTCGGGGATGGGCAGctgggttggggggtggtggcatggagggaagggaggggaagttTGAGGGGTTCCGGGAGAGGAGGAGGCCACTAGGGAGCTGgcggaggggaaggagaggaagggggtAAGTCTGGGGATGGGGAAATAGCTCCCCAGGTTAGATTTTGCCCCCTCCCCCGTTTCCTCCCCACAGACGAGAACACACAGACAGAAGAGGGGGAGAAACCAAACGCAGATTTATTAAGCTCAAGACATAGACACCGAGGGTGCAGGGGACCGGATCTCCTAAGAGGAGACAGGGTAGTCCCGGGGAGCAGCACCCCGGGACGGTGAGGGGCTGAGCGTGGACTCGAGGACCCCAGGAGATGGAGGCCTGAGTCTCCGGATCTGGGATGCAGGGGGTCGTCATTGCCAAGGCCTAGGGAGGTGCAGCGGCTCCAGCCTTGGAGTGGGTGGGGCGGCTCATTCAGGGGAATGCTGCCAGGGGGGCCAAGCTGGGGTCCCCGCCGCCTCCACCCGATCCTCAGGCTCCTGCTCTCAGGCAGGGACTGCAGTGGAGGTGACCACTACTGGTTCTACACGCCGCCACCTCCGGGTgctggggagagacagagagagagacagagccagGGAGCTTCAGTCGGTGACAAAAAGGGTGGCAGTGGGCCCTTCATCCCCAGCACTGAGGTCAGGCCTGCAGATTGTCACCCCTGAGCTCCCTTCGGATGTTGTCTTGCCTCCCTGCACCCCAATGTCTGGTCCATATAGAGACACCTTGGTAGCTTTTGTCCTATCCCACAGGACACCTGTGATGAAGCTGGGGACCCCTGGCCCACCCTGGACTCTTCTGGGGTGTCCCCCTGCCAGAAGAAGAGTCTCCATCCCTCTGCCAAGCCCCCAACCTCTTCCTACACTCCAACACTCCATCTCTGGAACTTGTGTATACAACAGGAATTCTCCTGTCTCCCACCCACTTGGGACCATCATTCAACTGTCATGGGTCAAAATCTCATATATACTCTTAGACTGTGGTCAGGTGTCTGGGCCAACCCCTTCATCATTCACAAAGTGACCCCTTAATGTTCTTAAATCTCatgaaataaacatgaaacaaaacaCATGAAATTCAACATCAAATCCTCCAAATGTTGATTACCCCaaggccctttttttttttttttttagttctaaaaaCAAAAGAGCCAAAGAGATTCCcatctctggtttttaaaagtCCCTGGAAAGGACACAGTTCCACCAAAAACAGGTCGAgatatttttacataattaaaatgaACACCCCCAAGGAGTCACAATCTTTCTTCTACATGCGTATCCCTGCTTCTACATCCTACATCTCTCTCCACCTTCCTGTATAGCCACCTGCCCTGACtttcccctcctccacccaccaccccctccaCTCTCCACTCCCCATCCTCCATCCCTcttccaccctccacccccaccccatcctcctcCACCCTCCATCCCACTCCCTCCtatattctctcttttcttccccaatatcaattttaaaaatctgcattctATATGTCTCTCCTGTTTTTTGATACAATTATTCTTaagcccttccttccttcctttctgccagcctgccttcttccctccctccatccctttttccccttgcttcctttctcttccctccctttttCTCAGTCATTTCATCCTTGATTGTCCTAACTGAACAGGAAAGTCAAGAAATCATTCTATCTTCCTACCTTCTCTAGTGCTCAACTCTGCCTTCATTCTGATTGCCAACGTTCTTTTCCCACGTGGGACCCCTCTCTTCACAGGCTGTGGCTCTCTCCTCTGGAGAATGAGTTCATCCTTGCTTTTATAAGATTAGGTACTTGTTTCTGGGCAGCTTCAAGGACTCTTTAGGAGTCCATGTCACATCCCACTAACTTTATGCTTTAACAGGTTTGATGTGTGGAATCTCGGCTGCACTGTTGGCGGCCCCATTCTTGGGGAGATCCAGCACAACGTCCCCTTggactcccctccccactcccactcaCCCTCGCAGAACCACACTCTCTCACACCCTCACCTGAGGAGGGAAGCTCCGACTTACAGGATTTGCATGTTGGGCTGTGGAAGCAAAGATGAGAGAGAAAGGCATCAAGAGACTCAACTGAGCAGGCTTTCTGGGAAACACCTGGCTGGCTCTGGGATCCCTTTGGTTATGGCAGCACCCCTGGGGGCTCCCAGGCtgttcccacccctccccttctctcccctctgctGCCAGACCTCTCAGACCTGGAGTCCGCCTTTCTGCACTTCACCTTCTTGCCTGTTAGGAGAGACAGAGAACAGAACAAGGACACAGGACATAAGGGTATGGACAAAAGCCAGTAGGGAAATTGTAGGTGCCTGGGGACCCCGAGGGGCCTTCTTGGAGGGGCTTTGGAGCTCAGGAAAGGGTCACACTTACTGAGGATAATGAGGATGCCCAGTAGGAACAATATGGTAGCCAGAGTCATGCCCACCGTCTGCACAGTGTCATAGTCTGGGGAAGACATTGGAGGTCATCAAAGTGGGGTGGCTCCTCAGCCGCCCCCCCACCCTGGAGCCTTGGCCTCAGTTCAAGGCTGCAGGCTCCTCCCATGGGTTCATATGAGGATCAAAGACATGGCCCTTGGACACCAAGTGCTCCCCTTAGACCTCTGCCCACTACCCTTCTCTGGATTCTTCGGCCATAGATATAGATAGGACCTTCTTCTACTGCAATGGTCCCCAGCATTTTGGGCACCAGGGATTGATTTTGTGGAAGACTATTTCTCCACGGACAGGGGTtaagggatggtttcaggattaTTCTCATAAGGGGAGGGCAACTTAGATCCCCCGTGTGCACAGTTCACAATAGGGTTCCTGAATCAATTAGAATCTAAGGAGGCGGAACTCAGGCAGTAATGCcagtgatggggagcagctgtaaatagaAATGAAGCTTCACTCGCTTGCTCACtggccactcacctcctgctgtgcgaCCCGGTTCCTAACAGGTCACTGACTGGTACCAGTCCTTGGCCCAACCACTGGGGATCCTTGTTCTACTGCATTTACTTTTTTCAGCAAACAGCCTTCTCTGTGGTCTCTCCGTCATCCATCCCCCGACTCAGCGCCTCAGCCACAGAGATCTTGTTAACACTTGAGTCCAGTCAGGGTCCTCCTGAGCTCAGAGCACACCACTCCACTCCCTCTAACCTCCACCTCATAGCAAAGAAAAGCCAAGGTCCTCCCTACACCCCAGGAGGCCCTGTACTGTCTTGTCCTGATCCCTTCTCAGACCTCATTCCACTTCACTCTCCTCCTCAATTCCCTTGTTCAAGCACACGGGTCTCCCTCCAGTTCCTGGAGGCTATCAGGCATAGTCCtacctcagggtctttgcacttgCTGGGCCCTCTTCCTGAAAGCTCCTCTCTCAAATATCCCTCCcttaccaactcctggactttattCAAATGTTGGTGACCCCTTCTCTGGCTGTCCTATTTAGAATTTCCCATCCTCTCCTCAACATTTCTTAACTTcagtctttcttttattttccttcataagAATTATTCTTATCTAATATGCCACAGTACATATCTATAGAAATATTCACTCTGGACCAGCAGTGGTCCAggcctctgccctcagggagttGTCTTTCATTtgtgataaacaaaataaaaccacaaaactcAGTCATGGGACCATGCCTAGATCTatgtgtggcttctcttgctggggacTCAAGAAGGCCTCTCCTGACAGTCATTATTTGATCTGAGGCCTGAAGAAGAAAAGGGAGCCTTAGCTAGCTGTGTGGAGGGCTAGAGGAAGCGTATTCCAGCAGAGGGAACAgtaagtgcaaaggtcctgaggcagaagACAACTTAGAACATGGAGAAGAGTATGAGTGAacaaagggagagagaaggagggtaTACAGAGAGGGAACTGGGGTCAGGTCTGCTAGACCTGGAGTCACTTTTTGAGCTTCAGTGCTATGGAAAGACTTAATGATATCTGAGTAAATCTTCCCCACAGTCCTTATGGGTGAAAACTTAGTGTTCTTATTTGCAGAAGGGCCCAGAGAGACAGAGTTgcttgctcaaggccacacagctagtgagtggaccagccaggattcaaattcagCCAGCCTGGTGTCAGAGTGGTTGGCTTCTCTGATGACCCCAGAAAACTAGCCCAGAGTGCTGGTGAAGCCTGAGGAGGATCCAAAGAGGGTACCCCCTCCCCAAGTCTGATTCAACCCTCCATAGGCCAAGCTGATATCAATTATATCCACATGGTCATGTGGCCAGTGACCCAGCACATAACATGTAAGCCATAGCTGAagccactcagcagtggcctgtgGGGATCTACAGCCACCCCTCCATCCAGCCCCTGGGTACCTTCGTCGCAGAATCTGCCACTCACCATAGTAAAATGGGTCAGGATCCTGAGGAACTGTgggaagaaggcagagagagagggaaaaacatTTCAACACTTGGCTTCTTAATTATTTGAGGATCCTAATGGCGCCACTGGCCCAGTGGTTTCTGTGTAGAAATCAGATCATTGAGACCCCTTGCTCTGGACAATGTAGCCTCACGGCAGGACACAAAACTTAAAGACTGGAGCATAAGCTGGATTCCAGCCCCAACTCACTCCATTGGTCGATACCTTCCCTTATATAATGCCCAACCTACCTAATTGTACGTGGCAGTCCTGATCCTAGACCTAGGAAATCTAATGCAAGCATGGACTCATTTCTTGAGAAACACATATACACTCTCTTTTGCATATGATGCTGGGAGTATGAATCCCATTGGAGAACTAACTGCTCAGTGTATCAGCTTCCCCTGAACACTCCCTACAACTTCTCAGTCTTCTGAGAGCTCTCATCCACTTGTTCCTACCACCAAATCCAGCAGAGAGGAACTGTCCAAAAATTTATATTATTCCTATATTACTTATTTCTCAGACACCATCAAATTAAAGATTCAAAGTTGATTTTGTAGTAACTTTCCCAGTGTGTACATGTATGCGTGTATATGTATGTaactat
The nucleotide sequence above comes from Bos indicus x Bos taurus breed Angus x Brahman F1 hybrid chromosome 18, Bos_hybrid_MaternalHap_v2.0, whole genome shotgun sequence. Encoded proteins:
- the FXYD7 gene encoding FXYD domain-containing ion transport regulator 7 yields the protein MATQVPTKVPQDPDPFYYDYDTVQTVGMTLATILFLLGILIILSKKVKCRKADSRSESPTCKSCKSELPSSAPGGGGV